The Papaver somniferum cultivar HN1 unplaced genomic scaffold, ASM357369v1 unplaced-scaffold_107, whole genome shotgun sequence genome includes a region encoding these proteins:
- the LOC113328320 gene encoding uncharacterized protein LOC113328320 isoform X4: MANGKDLAEQLAIVLHVQEVIAKVLKNKPSHLILAKCKIAKAGVNDFFKKNFVKLSEDGFEQKLVYQSGYQSNGFSGDSIACMLANDGFITIAWYMFDKKLECEVMRRLFDRRKQFEAISRLYFFILLTQFQFTSACDTSSSVLYTRLIFDRGRDFAGSFLIDRYTDEFVSNFVHWCQLEFLLVNSNVILVVKEVDCCYCRKLFMKMSQRGGITSHGYGRRLFDHGKDLDVLKSGNYIYKLILEFGYCLELLCMYPEVFFFVNQGDSCVTRKWCDKIFQQGKLAGSVEWRLSSGDLSDAAEVIFGESLNFYVGVHEHRHGSRTILPALKNIPQFLLQTILLTFIIVKRFVYPLRQNFPSHSHEIYNTLQDKEVSNQAIQYAAWVVFLSYTYFLASYSHWLGVHSGSECFGKIRVDRAAEDNVLMEVKHPNWSCLSTSDLEKYLNSCCNHVVGVITSHSTR, encoded by the exons ATGGCTAATGGTAAGGATTTAGCTGAGCAATTGGCTATTGTTCTTCATGTTCAAGAAGTAATTGCAAAGGTATTAAAAAATAAACCATCTCATCTGATTCTAGCCAAGTGCAAG ATTGCCAAAGCTGGAGTTAAtgatttttttaaaaagaatttCGTCAAATTGAGCGAGGACGGTTTCGAACAG AAGCTTGTTTATCAAAGTGGGTATCAATCGAATGGGTTTTCTGGTGATTCAATTGCTTGTATGCTAGCGAATGATGGTTTTATTACTATTGCTTGGTATATGTTTGATAAAAAGCTTGAGTGCGAAGTTATGAGAAGGTTATTTGATCGAAGAAAGCAGTTTGAAGCTATTAGCAGGTTATATTTCTTCATACTCCTAACTCaatttcaatttacttctgcatGTGATACTTCATCTAGTGTTTTGTATACTCGACTGATATTTGATCGAGGAAGAGATTTTGCCGGGTCTTTTTTAATAGATAGATACACCGATGAATTTGTGTCGAATTTTGTTCATTGGTGCCAGCTAGAATTTTTGCTGGTGAATTCAAATGTGATTTTAGTTGTTAAGGAAGTTGACTGTTGTTATTGTAGAAAACTGTTTATGAAAATGTCACAGAGAGGTGGTATCACTAGTCATGGTTATGGTAGAAGGTTGTTCGATCATGGTAAAGATTTGGACGTGCTTAAAAGTGGAAATTATATATACAAGCTAATTCTGGAATTTGGATACTGCCTTGAACTGTTATGTATGTATCCAGAGGTATTTTTCTTTGTTAACCAAGGTGATAGTTGTGTTACTCGCAAATGGTGTGACAAAATATTTCAGCAAGGTAAATTGGCTGGGAGTGTAGAGTGGAGATTGAGTAGTGGGGATTTATCTGATGCCGCGGAAGTCATCTTTGGAGAATCATTGAATTTTTATGTTGGTGTACATGAACATAGACATGGCTCACGCACTATTTTGCCGGCTTTGAAAAATATACCCCAGTTTCTTTTACAAACTATTTTACTGACTTTTATCATTGTTAAAAGATTTGTTTATCCTTTGCGCCAGAATTTTCCAAGTCATTCACATGAGATCTATAACACCCTTCAAGATAAAGAAGTGAGTAATCAGGCAATTCAGTATGCCGCTTGGGTTGTGTTTCTTTCCTATACATATTTTCTGGCAAGTTATAGTCATTGGCTTGGAGTTCATAGTGGATCAGAATGCTTTGGAAAGATCCGAGTAGATAGAGCTGCTGAAGATAATGTTTTAATGGAAGTTAAGCATCCCAATTGGAGTTGTCTGTCCACATCTGACCTTGAAAAGTATCTTAATTCTTGTTGCAACCATGTGGTGGGTGTAATCACTTCTCATTCCACTCGCTAG
- the LOC113328076 gene encoding BTB/POZ domain-containing protein At4g30940-like, whose product MGMQTEKVRFNVGGDLYVPPHIPDKLFYREALYYGLFAQAIRASPDGGCAVAHGSVVRIYDWMLEEHQSLNLDYRIVNDTEWIDSENLVMSVCQGQNLSWEVGGIGVVSSSTGKLRHRFQLNEEKDKVKGFDAGALCFNSDNKIFASSSGKSNKGLGVWDQVTGKLIAVSILKVASMFWIFRDKRIVWSWSDDKFTCSSTHVVDAIPLGETNSICVVRNNENLGFLDFRNPKERVRWNSYSRIKDVKNHGPNLVPVDHPKLMFHEGQLFCSIDDDITVYHGGVDQ is encoded by the exons ATGGGAATGCAAACTGAGAAGGTTAGGTTTAATGTTGGAG GTGATCTTTATGTCCCTCCTCACATACCTGACAAATTATTCTACAGGGAAGCTCTCTACTATGGTTTATTCGCTCAA GCAATTAGAGCAAGTCCTGATGGAGGTTGTGCTGTGGCTCATGGTAGCGTCGTTCGTATATATGACTGGATGCTTGAAGAACACCAGTCATTAAATCTTGATTACCGAATAGTTAACGATACTGAGTGGATTGATTCAGAGAATTTAGTGATGAGTGTTTGCCAAGGCCAGAACTTAAGTTGGGAAGTTGGAGGCATAGGTGTTGTTAGTTCATCAACAGGGAAATTGAGGCACAGATTTCAGTTAAACGAAGAAAAAGATAAGGTCAAAGGCTTCGACGCTGGAGCTTTATGTTTTAACTCTGATAATAAAATATTTGCTAGTAGTAGTGGAAAAAGTAACAAAGGACTTGGAGTATGGGATCAAGTTACCGGGAAACTAATTG CTGTTTCAATTCTAAAAGTCGCATCAATGTTTTGGATTTTTAGAGATAAACGAATTGTCTGGTCTTGGTCTGATGATAAGTTTACTTGTAGTAGTACTCATGTTGTTGATGCTATTCCATTAGGAGAAACTAATTCTATTTGTGTGGTTCGTAATAATGAAAATTTGGGATTTTTAGATTTCAGAAATCCCAAAGAACGCGTGAGATGGAATTCGTATAGTAGGATCAAAGACGTCAAAAATCATGGTCCTAACTTAGTTCCTGTTGATCATCCTAAGTTAATGTTTCATGAAGGGCAGCTTTTCTGTTCCATTGATGATGATATAACTGTGTATCATGGTGGTGTTGATCAATAA
- the LOC113328320 gene encoding uncharacterized protein LOC113328320 isoform X2, with the protein MANGKDLAEQLAIVLHVQEVIAKIAKAGVNDFFKKNFVKLSEDGFEQVLLTLDHRLFMTNCTSSIVNSSRSLFDRGKYKLKFDSKLRFPYCMGFEFLDKLFMEIIQKLVYQSGYQSNGFSGDSIACMLANDGFITIAWYMFDKKLECEVMRRLFDRRKQFEAISRLYFFILLTQFQFTSACDTSSSVLYTRLIFDRGRDFAGSFLIDRYTDEFVSNFVHWCQLEFLLVNSNVILVVKEVDCCYCRKLFMKMSQRGGITSHGYGRRLFDHGKDLDVLKSGNYIYKLILEFGYCLELLCMYPEVFFFVNQGDSCVTRKWCDKIFQQGKLAGSVEWRLSSGDLSDAAEVIFGESLNFYVGVHEHRHGSRTILPALKNIPQFLLQTILLTFIIVKRFVYPLRQNFPSHSHEIYNTLQDKEVSNQAIQYAAWVVFLSYTYFLASYSHWLGVHSGSECFGKIRVDRAAEDNVLMEVKHPNWSCLSTSDLEKYLNSCCNHVVGVITSHSTR; encoded by the exons ATGGCTAATGGTAAGGATTTAGCTGAGCAATTGGCTATTGTTCTTCATGTTCAAGAAGTAATTGCAAAG ATTGCCAAAGCTGGAGTTAAtgatttttttaaaaagaatttCGTCAAATTGAGCGAGGACGGTTTCGAACAGGTATTATTAACCCTAGATCACAGACTATTTATGACTAACTGTACTTCCAGTATTGTGAATTCTTCTCGTAGCTTATTCGATCGTGGAAAATACAAATTGAAGTTTGATTCTAAATTAAGGTTTCCTTATTGCATGGGTTTTGAATTTTTGGATAAATTGTTTATGGAAATTATTCAGAAGCTTGTTTATCAAAGTGGGTATCAATCGAATGGGTTTTCTGGTGATTCAATTGCTTGTATGCTAGCGAATGATGGTTTTATTACTATTGCTTGGTATATGTTTGATAAAAAGCTTGAGTGCGAAGTTATGAGAAGGTTATTTGATCGAAGAAAGCAGTTTGAAGCTATTAGCAGGTTATATTTCTTCATACTCCTAACTCaatttcaatttacttctgcatGTGATACTTCATCTAGTGTTTTGTATACTCGACTGATATTTGATCGAGGAAGAGATTTTGCCGGGTCTTTTTTAATAGATAGATACACCGATGAATTTGTGTCGAATTTTGTTCATTGGTGCCAGCTAGAATTTTTGCTGGTGAATTCAAATGTGATTTTAGTTGTTAAGGAAGTTGACTGTTGTTATTGTAGAAAACTGTTTATGAAAATGTCACAGAGAGGTGGTATCACTAGTCATGGTTATGGTAGAAGGTTGTTCGATCATGGTAAAGATTTGGACGTGCTTAAAAGTGGAAATTATATATACAAGCTAATTCTGGAATTTGGATACTGCCTTGAACTGTTATGTATGTATCCAGAGGTATTTTTCTTTGTTAACCAAGGTGATAGTTGTGTTACTCGCAAATGGTGTGACAAAATATTTCAGCAAGGTAAATTGGCTGGGAGTGTAGAGTGGAGATTGAGTAGTGGGGATTTATCTGATGCCGCGGAAGTCATCTTTGGAGAATCATTGAATTTTTATGTTGGTGTACATGAACATAGACATGGCTCACGCACTATTTTGCCGGCTTTGAAAAATATACCCCAGTTTCTTTTACAAACTATTTTACTGACTTTTATCATTGTTAAAAGATTTGTTTATCCTTTGCGCCAGAATTTTCCAAGTCATTCACATGAGATCTATAACACCCTTCAAGATAAAGAAGTGAGTAATCAGGCAATTCAGTATGCCGCTTGGGTTGTGTTTCTTTCCTATACATATTTTCTGGCAAGTTATAGTCATTGGCTTGGAGTTCATAGTGGATCAGAATGCTTTGGAAAGATCCGAGTAGATAGAGCTGCTGAAGATAATGTTTTAATGGAAGTTAAGCATCCCAATTGGAGTTGTCTGTCCACATCTGACCTTGAAAAGTATCTTAATTCTTGTTGCAACCATGTGGTGGGTGTAATCACTTCTCATTCCACTCGCTAG
- the LOC113328320 gene encoding uncharacterized protein LOC113328320 isoform X3 has protein sequence MIAKAGVNDFFKKNFVKLSEDGFEQVLLTLDHRLFMTNCTSSIVNSSRSLFDRGKYKLKFDSKLRFPYCMGFEFLDKLFMEIIQKLVYQSGYQSNGFSGDSIACMLANDGFITIAWYMFDKKLECEVMRRLFDRRKQFEAISRLYFFILLTQFQFTSACDTSSSVLYTRLIFDRGRDFAGSFLIDRYTDEFVSNFVHWCQLEFLLVNSNVILVVKEVDCCYCRKLFMKMSQRGGITSHGYGRRLFDHGKDLDVLKSGNYIYKLILEFGYCLELLCMYPEVFFFVNQGDSCVTRKWCDKIFQQGKLAGSVEWRLSSGDLSDAAEVIFGESLNFYVGVHEHRHGSRTILPALKNIPQFLLQTILLTFIIVKRFVYPLRQNFPSHSHEIYNTLQDKEVSNQAIQYAAWVVFLSYTYFLASYSHWLGVHSGSECFGKIRVDRAAEDNVLMEVKHPNWSCLSTSDLEKYLNSCCNHVVGVITSHSTR, from the exons ATG ATTGCCAAAGCTGGAGTTAAtgatttttttaaaaagaatttCGTCAAATTGAGCGAGGACGGTTTCGAACAGGTATTATTAACCCTAGATCACAGACTATTTATGACTAACTGTACTTCCAGTATTGTGAATTCTTCTCGTAGCTTATTCGATCGTGGAAAATACAAATTGAAGTTTGATTCTAAATTAAGGTTTCCTTATTGCATGGGTTTTGAATTTTTGGATAAATTGTTTATGGAAATTATTCAGAAGCTTGTTTATCAAAGTGGGTATCAATCGAATGGGTTTTCTGGTGATTCAATTGCTTGTATGCTAGCGAATGATGGTTTTATTACTATTGCTTGGTATATGTTTGATAAAAAGCTTGAGTGCGAAGTTATGAGAAGGTTATTTGATCGAAGAAAGCAGTTTGAAGCTATTAGCAGGTTATATTTCTTCATACTCCTAACTCaatttcaatttacttctgcatGTGATACTTCATCTAGTGTTTTGTATACTCGACTGATATTTGATCGAGGAAGAGATTTTGCCGGGTCTTTTTTAATAGATAGATACACCGATGAATTTGTGTCGAATTTTGTTCATTGGTGCCAGCTAGAATTTTTGCTGGTGAATTCAAATGTGATTTTAGTTGTTAAGGAAGTTGACTGTTGTTATTGTAGAAAACTGTTTATGAAAATGTCACAGAGAGGTGGTATCACTAGTCATGGTTATGGTAGAAGGTTGTTCGATCATGGTAAAGATTTGGACGTGCTTAAAAGTGGAAATTATATATACAAGCTAATTCTGGAATTTGGATACTGCCTTGAACTGTTATGTATGTATCCAGAGGTATTTTTCTTTGTTAACCAAGGTGATAGTTGTGTTACTCGCAAATGGTGTGACAAAATATTTCAGCAAGGTAAATTGGCTGGGAGTGTAGAGTGGAGATTGAGTAGTGGGGATTTATCTGATGCCGCGGAAGTCATCTTTGGAGAATCATTGAATTTTTATGTTGGTGTACATGAACATAGACATGGCTCACGCACTATTTTGCCGGCTTTGAAAAATATACCCCAGTTTCTTTTACAAACTATTTTACTGACTTTTATCATTGTTAAAAGATTTGTTTATCCTTTGCGCCAGAATTTTCCAAGTCATTCACATGAGATCTATAACACCCTTCAAGATAAAGAAGTGAGTAATCAGGCAATTCAGTATGCCGCTTGGGTTGTGTTTCTTTCCTATACATATTTTCTGGCAAGTTATAGTCATTGGCTTGGAGTTCATAGTGGATCAGAATGCTTTGGAAAGATCCGAGTAGATAGAGCTGCTGAAGATAATGTTTTAATGGAAGTTAAGCATCCCAATTGGAGTTGTCTGTCCACATCTGACCTTGAAAAGTATCTTAATTCTTGTTGCAACCATGTGGTGGGTGTAATCACTTCTCATTCCACTCGCTAG
- the LOC113328075 gene encoding F-box protein At4g22390-like yields MMIIHQLQYYHANVIASVNVKEIRFPFICSDISEVVILGSSGGVVCLIYFFNCRRIPCIWNPYTEEYKLVPISTILYPFQQYVDVRANGFCHDYKTDDFIFVSISGSTLHPLNYDGSVVSIYSLKSNSWKQLLIPNEFPFQFGNHTTPGVFFSGSLHWFAKTVLAPYSEVLIAFDVEKGFAQEIPQPQSLVDADDKYMDVFDGCLCMLCSTKVNGFDVWKVHDYGVPESWIKIWNIPRVEMIDESMFQYLRRIKCLKDDQAIRDWVLLRLQEI; encoded by the coding sequence ATGATGATTATTCATCAGCTGCAGTACTATCATGCGAACGTTATCGCGAGTGTGAATGTTAAGGAAATTCGTTTTCCTTTCATTTGTTCTGACATCTCTGAGGTTGTGATTTTGGGTTCTTCCGGTGGGGTGgtttgtttaatttatttttttaattgccGCCGTATACCCTGCATTTGGAATCCCTATACTGAAGAATACAAACTAGTACCAATATCAACAATATTATATCCGTTTCAACAGTATGTAGATGTTCGTGCAAACGGATTTTGCCATGATTATAAGACTGATGACTTCATATTCGTCAGTATTTCGGGTTCTACTCTTCACCCTCTAAATTACGATGGATCTGTCGTCAGTATATATTCACTGAAATCAAATTCATGGAAACAACTACTTATCCCTAATGAGTTTCCCTTTCAGTTTGGGAATCATACAACACCAGGGGTGTTCTTTAGCGGATCCCTGCACTGGTTTGCAAAAACAGTTTTAGCCCCCTACTCTGAAGTGTTGATTGCTTTTGATGTTGAAAAGGGGTTTGCACAAGAAATTCCACAACCACAAAGTCTGGTCGACGCTGATGATAAATATATGGACGTGTTCGATGGTTGTCTTTGTATGCTTTGCAGTACTAAAGTGAACGGTTTTGATGTATGGAAGGTGCATGATTATGGAGTACCGGAATCTTGGATAAAAATCTGGAACATTCCTCGGGTGGAAATGATTGATGAATCAATGTTTCAATACTTGAGGAGGATAAAGTGTTTGAAAGATGATCAGGCTATTAGAGATTGGGTGCTACTACGTCTTCAAGAAATATAG
- the LOC113328320 gene encoding uncharacterized protein LOC113328320 isoform X5: MIAKAGVNDFFKKNFVKLSEDGFEQKLVYQSGYQSNGFSGDSIACMLANDGFITIAWYMFDKKLECEVMRRLFDRRKQFEAISRLYFFILLTQFQFTSACDTSSSVLYTRLIFDRGRDFAGSFLIDRYTDEFVSNFVHWCQLEFLLVNSNVILVVKEVDCCYCRKLFMKMSQRGGITSHGYGRRLFDHGKDLDVLKSGNYIYKLILEFGYCLELLCMYPEVFFFVNQGDSCVTRKWCDKIFQQGKLAGSVEWRLSSGDLSDAAEVIFGESLNFYVGVHEHRHGSRTILPALKNIPQFLLQTILLTFIIVKRFVYPLRQNFPSHSHEIYNTLQDKEVSNQAIQYAAWVVFLSYTYFLASYSHWLGVHSGSECFGKIRVDRAAEDNVLMEVKHPNWSCLSTSDLEKYLNSCCNHVVGVITSHSTR, encoded by the exons ATG ATTGCCAAAGCTGGAGTTAAtgatttttttaaaaagaatttCGTCAAATTGAGCGAGGACGGTTTCGAACAG AAGCTTGTTTATCAAAGTGGGTATCAATCGAATGGGTTTTCTGGTGATTCAATTGCTTGTATGCTAGCGAATGATGGTTTTATTACTATTGCTTGGTATATGTTTGATAAAAAGCTTGAGTGCGAAGTTATGAGAAGGTTATTTGATCGAAGAAAGCAGTTTGAAGCTATTAGCAGGTTATATTTCTTCATACTCCTAACTCaatttcaatttacttctgcatGTGATACTTCATCTAGTGTTTTGTATACTCGACTGATATTTGATCGAGGAAGAGATTTTGCCGGGTCTTTTTTAATAGATAGATACACCGATGAATTTGTGTCGAATTTTGTTCATTGGTGCCAGCTAGAATTTTTGCTGGTGAATTCAAATGTGATTTTAGTTGTTAAGGAAGTTGACTGTTGTTATTGTAGAAAACTGTTTATGAAAATGTCACAGAGAGGTGGTATCACTAGTCATGGTTATGGTAGAAGGTTGTTCGATCATGGTAAAGATTTGGACGTGCTTAAAAGTGGAAATTATATATACAAGCTAATTCTGGAATTTGGATACTGCCTTGAACTGTTATGTATGTATCCAGAGGTATTTTTCTTTGTTAACCAAGGTGATAGTTGTGTTACTCGCAAATGGTGTGACAAAATATTTCAGCAAGGTAAATTGGCTGGGAGTGTAGAGTGGAGATTGAGTAGTGGGGATTTATCTGATGCCGCGGAAGTCATCTTTGGAGAATCATTGAATTTTTATGTTGGTGTACATGAACATAGACATGGCTCACGCACTATTTTGCCGGCTTTGAAAAATATACCCCAGTTTCTTTTACAAACTATTTTACTGACTTTTATCATTGTTAAAAGATTTGTTTATCCTTTGCGCCAGAATTTTCCAAGTCATTCACATGAGATCTATAACACCCTTCAAGATAAAGAAGTGAGTAATCAGGCAATTCAGTATGCCGCTTGGGTTGTGTTTCTTTCCTATACATATTTTCTGGCAAGTTATAGTCATTGGCTTGGAGTTCATAGTGGATCAGAATGCTTTGGAAAGATCCGAGTAGATAGAGCTGCTGAAGATAATGTTTTAATGGAAGTTAAGCATCCCAATTGGAGTTGTCTGTCCACATCTGACCTTGAAAAGTATCTTAATTCTTGTTGCAACCATGTGGTGGGTGTAATCACTTCTCATTCCACTCGCTAG
- the LOC113328320 gene encoding uncharacterized protein LOC113328320 isoform X1, translated as MANGKDLAEQLAIVLHVQEVIAKVLKNKPSHLILAKCKIAKAGVNDFFKKNFVKLSEDGFEQVLLTLDHRLFMTNCTSSIVNSSRSLFDRGKYKLKFDSKLRFPYCMGFEFLDKLFMEIIQKLVYQSGYQSNGFSGDSIACMLANDGFITIAWYMFDKKLECEVMRRLFDRRKQFEAISRLYFFILLTQFQFTSACDTSSSVLYTRLIFDRGRDFAGSFLIDRYTDEFVSNFVHWCQLEFLLVNSNVILVVKEVDCCYCRKLFMKMSQRGGITSHGYGRRLFDHGKDLDVLKSGNYIYKLILEFGYCLELLCMYPEVFFFVNQGDSCVTRKWCDKIFQQGKLAGSVEWRLSSGDLSDAAEVIFGESLNFYVGVHEHRHGSRTILPALKNIPQFLLQTILLTFIIVKRFVYPLRQNFPSHSHEIYNTLQDKEVSNQAIQYAAWVVFLSYTYFLASYSHWLGVHSGSECFGKIRVDRAAEDNVLMEVKHPNWSCLSTSDLEKYLNSCCNHVVGVITSHSTR; from the exons ATGGCTAATGGTAAGGATTTAGCTGAGCAATTGGCTATTGTTCTTCATGTTCAAGAAGTAATTGCAAAGGTATTAAAAAATAAACCATCTCATCTGATTCTAGCCAAGTGCAAG ATTGCCAAAGCTGGAGTTAAtgatttttttaaaaagaatttCGTCAAATTGAGCGAGGACGGTTTCGAACAGGTATTATTAACCCTAGATCACAGACTATTTATGACTAACTGTACTTCCAGTATTGTGAATTCTTCTCGTAGCTTATTCGATCGTGGAAAATACAAATTGAAGTTTGATTCTAAATTAAGGTTTCCTTATTGCATGGGTTTTGAATTTTTGGATAAATTGTTTATGGAAATTATTCAGAAGCTTGTTTATCAAAGTGGGTATCAATCGAATGGGTTTTCTGGTGATTCAATTGCTTGTATGCTAGCGAATGATGGTTTTATTACTATTGCTTGGTATATGTTTGATAAAAAGCTTGAGTGCGAAGTTATGAGAAGGTTATTTGATCGAAGAAAGCAGTTTGAAGCTATTAGCAGGTTATATTTCTTCATACTCCTAACTCaatttcaatttacttctgcatGTGATACTTCATCTAGTGTTTTGTATACTCGACTGATATTTGATCGAGGAAGAGATTTTGCCGGGTCTTTTTTAATAGATAGATACACCGATGAATTTGTGTCGAATTTTGTTCATTGGTGCCAGCTAGAATTTTTGCTGGTGAATTCAAATGTGATTTTAGTTGTTAAGGAAGTTGACTGTTGTTATTGTAGAAAACTGTTTATGAAAATGTCACAGAGAGGTGGTATCACTAGTCATGGTTATGGTAGAAGGTTGTTCGATCATGGTAAAGATTTGGACGTGCTTAAAAGTGGAAATTATATATACAAGCTAATTCTGGAATTTGGATACTGCCTTGAACTGTTATGTATGTATCCAGAGGTATTTTTCTTTGTTAACCAAGGTGATAGTTGTGTTACTCGCAAATGGTGTGACAAAATATTTCAGCAAGGTAAATTGGCTGGGAGTGTAGAGTGGAGATTGAGTAGTGGGGATTTATCTGATGCCGCGGAAGTCATCTTTGGAGAATCATTGAATTTTTATGTTGGTGTACATGAACATAGACATGGCTCACGCACTATTTTGCCGGCTTTGAAAAATATACCCCAGTTTCTTTTACAAACTATTTTACTGACTTTTATCATTGTTAAAAGATTTGTTTATCCTTTGCGCCAGAATTTTCCAAGTCATTCACATGAGATCTATAACACCCTTCAAGATAAAGAAGTGAGTAATCAGGCAATTCAGTATGCCGCTTGGGTTGTGTTTCTTTCCTATACATATTTTCTGGCAAGTTATAGTCATTGGCTTGGAGTTCATAGTGGATCAGAATGCTTTGGAAAGATCCGAGTAGATAGAGCTGCTGAAGATAATGTTTTAATGGAAGTTAAGCATCCCAATTGGAGTTGTCTGTCCACATCTGACCTTGAAAAGTATCTTAATTCTTGTTGCAACCATGTGGTGGGTGTAATCACTTCTCATTCCACTCGCTAG